In Microbacterium enclense, the DNA window CACCGAGGTGCCCGCGGCGGCGACGTCGTCCACCACGCGATCCCGAAGCGCACGGACCGTGCGGCGGACGTCGGTGACGGTCGTCGCCACGAAGGCCACCGTCACCCCGGTCGTGTCGGTCTCGCCGACAAGCGCCATCGTCGGCGCGTGACGGCGCGCCGCGGCGCGAAACGCCCGCAGGATGGCATCCGCTTCACCGGGGCCGAAGGCCATCGCGACTCGGCGGAGGTCGTCGATGCGGAGGCAGACCACGCACGGATCCTCCTCCGCCGCCCGGGCGCGGGAGAGCAGGATGCTCAGCGCACCACGGAACGATTCGCGCAACAGGATGCCATCGCGGTCGACCGTCAAGGTCCGCGTGACGGCATTGCTGCGCAACGCTGAGTCGCTCGACCTCAGCGACGAGGTGACGACGACCGCTGCCACCACGAGGACGATGGTCAGCACCGACGCGACGCGTGTGTCGAACGCGGTGCGGAAGAGGTCACTGTCCGGCCCGAGGACCACGAAGACGCCGGTACGCACGACGAACCACAGGGCCTCGATCGATAGGACGACGGTAAGTCCGACGGCACTCCAGCGACCGCGCACGACGCCGCGGCGGGTCTCGATCGCCCCCAGCACGGCGAACAACGCGTTCCCGAGGAAGAACGGCACAGCGCCCGCCCACGGCCCCCCGTCGGGCCCCTCGGCAGCGGCCGCCACCATGACGGTCACGACAGCCGCCGCCCCGACGATCAGAGGCACGCGCAGCGACCGGCCGTTGAAGGCGACACATCCCAGCCAGATGAAACCCGTCGCGGCTACGAACGCACCATTGCCGATCGCGAGGGCGACGAAGGGATCCGGGATGAGCATCTCGACCAGATAGCACAGAGCCGAAAGGCACCCGCTGATGTAGGCCGCCGACCAGTACCGTCCCGCAGGACCGTCCTTCAGCATGAGCGTATCGAGCACATACATCAGAGCAGACACGAGGATCACCAGGAGGGCGGCGACCTGCAGGCTCACCGAGTCGAGGATCACG includes these proteins:
- a CDS encoding diguanylate cyclase, whose protein sequence is MSLQVAALLVILVSALMYVLDTLMLKDGPAGRYWSAAYISGCLSALCYLVEMLIPDPFVALAIGNGAFVAATGFIWLGCVAFNGRSLRVPLIVGAAAVVTVMVAAAAEGPDGGPWAGAVPFFLGNALFAVLGAIETRRGVVRGRWSAVGLTVVLSIEALWFVVRTGVFVVLGPDSDLFRTAFDTRVASVLTIVLVVAAVVVTSSLRSSDSALRSNAVTRTLTVDRDGILLRESFRGALSILLSRARAAEEDPCVVCLRIDDLRRVAMAFGPGEADAILRAFRAAARRHAPTMALVGETDTTGVTVAFVATTVTDVRRTVRALRDRVVDDVAAAGTSVVPVVGAGVALAGDVGFDADRLIETADTAAAEAVLTGEQPFGLA